The Polycladomyces zharkentensis genome contains a region encoding:
- a CDS encoding UvrB/UvrC motif-containing protein, translated as MLCQECGKRPATLHYTKIVNGEKTEFHLCEVCAQEKGEQIPMMENGFSIHQLLSGLLNFDAPYGEGGQAKQSVQSGSLRCPTCGLTYTQFSKIGRLGCSDCYQAFGERLIPLFRRVHGSTSHRGKVPERTGGRLKIRREIEQLKEQLKQCVAREAFEEAARLRDRIRALQRKLEG; from the coding sequence ATGCTATGTCAAGAGTGCGGAAAACGGCCGGCGACACTTCATTACACCAAAATTGTCAACGGCGAGAAAACGGAATTTCATCTCTGTGAAGTTTGTGCCCAGGAAAAAGGGGAACAGATCCCCATGATGGAAAACGGATTTTCCATTCATCAACTGTTGTCCGGACTGCTCAATTTCGATGCTCCTTATGGGGAAGGCGGACAGGCGAAGCAGTCGGTGCAGTCCGGTTCGCTCCGTTGTCCCACGTGTGGACTGACCTACACGCAATTCAGCAAGATCGGACGGTTGGGATGCAGTGATTGTTACCAAGCATTCGGGGAGCGACTGATTCCGCTGTTTCGCCGGGTTCACGGCAGTACCAGCCACCGCGGCAAAGTGCCGGAACGAACGGGGGGACGGTTAAAGATTCGGCGGGAAATCGAACAGCTCAAGGAGCAGCTCAAGCAGTGCGTTGCCCGGGAAGCATTCGAGGAAGCGGCTCGTCTGCGTGACCGGATCCGCGCCCTGCAGAGGAAACTGGAAGGCTGA
- a CDS encoding ATP-dependent Clp protease ATP-binding subunit: protein MMFGRFTERAQKVLALAQEEAVRLGHSNIGTEHILLGLVREGEGIAAKALIGLGLGLEKIQNEVESLIGRGQGQPTNIAYTPRAKKVIELSMDEARKLGHTYVGTEHILLGLIREGEGVAARVLNNLGVSLNKARQQVLQLLGSNEAVTSHQSGGAGANTPTLDSLARDLTAAAREGNLDPVIGRSKEIERVIQVLSRRTKNNPVLIGEPGVGKTAIAEGLAQKIVDGEIPETLRGKRVMTLDMGTVVAGTKYRGEFEDRLKKIMDEIRQAGNIILFIDELHTLIGAGGAEGAIDASNILKPALARGDLQCIGATTLDEYRKYIEKDAALERRFQPIQVDEPTPEEAVLILQGLRDRYEAHHRVKITDEAIEAAVKLSDRYITDRFLPDKAIDLIDEAASRVRLRSYTVPPELKELEQKLEEVRKEKDAAVQSQEFEKAASLRDREQKLREELEETRNRWKADQGKTDSEVTAEDIADIVSHWTGIPVRKLAEEESERLLKMEEILHQRVIGQEEAVRAVSRAIRRARAGLKDPKRPIGSFIFLGPTGVGKTELARALAEALFGDENAMIRIDMSEYMEKHSTSRLVGAPPGYVGYEEGGQLTEKVRRKPYSVVLFDEIEKAHPEVFNILLQVLEDGRLTDGKGRLVDFRNTVIIMTSNVGADTIRKSTRLGFTTGDNDGYENMKENVMQELKRSFRPEFLNRIDDVIVFHSLKEEHLQQIVTLMSEELRKRLKEQDIDFVLTDEAKKHLAKVGFDPQYGARPLRRAIQKHIEDRLSEELLRGTIQRGDTVKIDVKDGQLTVEKTELSPSPTQ, encoded by the coding sequence ATGATGTTTGGCCGATTCACGGAACGCGCACAGAAGGTGTTGGCGCTGGCACAGGAGGAAGCCGTTCGTTTGGGTCACAGCAATATCGGTACGGAGCATATTTTGCTCGGTTTGGTGCGTGAAGGGGAAGGCATCGCCGCCAAGGCGCTGATCGGACTGGGTTTGGGCTTGGAAAAGATCCAAAACGAAGTGGAATCCCTCATTGGCAGGGGACAGGGCCAACCGACCAACATCGCCTATACACCCCGGGCGAAAAAGGTGATTGAACTCTCGATGGATGAAGCGCGCAAACTGGGTCATACCTATGTGGGTACGGAGCATATCCTGCTCGGCCTCATCCGTGAGGGTGAAGGAGTGGCTGCACGTGTGCTGAACAATTTGGGCGTCAGCCTGAATAAAGCACGGCAGCAAGTGCTGCAGCTGTTGGGAAGCAATGAAGCCGTTACCTCCCACCAAAGCGGGGGAGCCGGGGCCAACACACCGACGTTGGACAGCCTCGCCCGCGATTTGACCGCAGCGGCCCGGGAGGGCAACCTGGACCCGGTGATCGGGCGGAGCAAAGAAATTGAACGGGTGATCCAAGTGTTGTCCCGGCGGACCAAAAACAACCCGGTTCTGATCGGGGAGCCCGGTGTCGGGAAAACGGCGATCGCCGAAGGACTGGCGCAAAAGATCGTCGACGGTGAAATCCCGGAAACCCTCCGGGGCAAGCGGGTGATGACGCTTGACATGGGCACCGTGGTTGCCGGCACCAAATACCGCGGGGAGTTTGAGGATCGGCTGAAAAAAATCATGGACGAGATCCGGCAGGCGGGCAACATCATCCTTTTCATCGACGAGCTGCACACGCTGATCGGCGCCGGTGGTGCGGAAGGAGCGATCGATGCCTCCAATATCCTGAAACCGGCACTGGCGCGTGGTGATCTGCAGTGCATCGGTGCCACCACGCTGGATGAGTATCGTAAATACATCGAGAAAGATGCCGCTTTGGAACGGCGCTTCCAACCGATCCAGGTTGACGAGCCGACACCGGAGGAAGCTGTTCTGATCCTGCAGGGTCTGCGCGACCGCTATGAAGCGCATCACCGCGTGAAGATCACCGATGAAGCGATCGAAGCGGCGGTGAAACTGTCCGATCGTTACATCACTGACCGGTTCCTGCCGGACAAAGCGATCGACCTGATCGACGAGGCGGCTTCCCGTGTCCGTCTGCGTTCCTATACGGTGCCGCCTGAGTTGAAAGAGCTGGAGCAAAAATTGGAGGAAGTGCGCAAGGAAAAAGATGCGGCCGTGCAAAGCCAGGAGTTTGAAAAAGCCGCATCCCTGCGCGACCGGGAACAAAAACTGCGTGAGGAATTGGAAGAGACGCGTAATCGGTGGAAAGCCGATCAAGGCAAAACCGATTCCGAGGTGACGGCCGAAGACATCGCGGATATCGTCTCGCATTGGACGGGTATTCCGGTGCGCAAATTGGCCGAGGAAGAGTCGGAGCGCCTGTTGAAGATGGAAGAAATCCTCCATCAGCGCGTCATCGGACAGGAAGAAGCGGTCAGAGCCGTCTCCCGGGCAATTCGCCGGGCACGTGCGGGATTGAAAGATCCGAAGCGTCCGATCGGCTCCTTCATCTTCCTCGGTCCGACCGGTGTGGGGAAAACCGAATTGGCACGGGCGCTGGCCGAAGCGCTGTTCGGAGATGAAAATGCGATGATTCGCATCGACATGTCCGAGTATATGGAGAAACACTCCACCAGCCGGTTGGTCGGAGCACCTCCGGGATACGTGGGATATGAAGAGGGCGGCCAATTGACCGAAAAAGTGCGGCGCAAACCGTATTCGGTGGTGTTGTTCGACGAGATCGAAAAAGCGCATCCCGAAGTGTTCAATATCCTGTTGCAAGTGTTGGAGGACGGTCGTTTGACCGACGGCAAGGGACGTTTGGTCGACTTCCGCAACACCGTGATCATCATGACCTCCAACGTTGGAGCGGACACGATCCGCAAAAGCACCCGGCTCGGGTTCACGACGGGTGACAATGACGGCTACGAGAACATGAAAGAAAATGTGATGCAGGAACTCAAACGCAGTTTCCGTCCCGAGTTCCTCAACCGGATCGACGATGTCATTGTGTTCCACTCTCTGAAAGAAGAGCATTTGCAACAAATCGTCACTTTGATGTCCGAGGAACTGCGTAAACGCCTGAAAGAACAGGACATTGACTTCGTGCTGACCGACGAGGCCAAAAAACACTTGGCCAAAGTCGGGTTTGACCCGCAATACGGTGCTCGTCCGCTGCGTCGCGCCATTCAAAAACACATCGAAGATCGGCTTTCCGAAGAGCTGTTGCGCGGCACAATTCAACGGGGTGATACCGTGAAAATCGATGTGAAGGACGGTCAGTTGACGGTGGAAAAAACGGAACTGAGTCCGTCGCCTACGCAGTGA
- a CDS encoding protein arginine kinase has product MLSLQRFIQSAMSEWMRGGGPQSDIVISSRVRIARNLAGLPFPMLATASQSEEVVRRIEEAFQEEKEQPYFRDAELIRMDTLNDLQKRVLVEKHLISPHLAEESRHGAVILSGNEAVSIMINEEDHLRIQCLFPGFQLKQAWQLADHIDDTLEHHLSYAFDEHCGFLTSCPTNVGTAIRASVMLHLPALAMTQQLNRLFQAIAQVGLAVRGIYGEGSEALGNLYQVSNQVTLGQKEEEIIDNLVSVVGQIIDQEQSARRRLLESSPIQLEDRVHRSYGILAHARVMDSKEAMHRLSDVRLGIDLGLIKGVSATVLNELMVMTQPGFLQQYAGQRLDSGERDIRRAVLIRERLAIEHNDEN; this is encoded by the coding sequence ATGTTGTCGCTTCAACGCTTTATCCAAAGCGCGATGAGCGAGTGGATGCGAGGCGGAGGACCCCAATCCGACATCGTGATCAGCTCTCGCGTTCGCATCGCACGAAATTTGGCCGGCCTTCCCTTCCCGATGCTGGCGACCGCATCCCAGTCAGAAGAAGTGGTACGGCGGATTGAAGAAGCATTTCAGGAAGAGAAGGAACAGCCGTATTTTCGCGACGCGGAATTGATCCGGATGGACACGTTGAATGACTTGCAGAAGCGCGTGTTGGTGGAGAAGCATTTGATCAGCCCTCATCTGGCGGAAGAGTCCCGTCACGGTGCAGTGATTTTAAGCGGAAACGAAGCGGTCAGTATCATGATCAACGAAGAGGATCATTTGCGCATTCAGTGCCTGTTCCCGGGATTTCAGCTGAAGCAAGCCTGGCAGTTGGCCGATCATATCGATGATACGTTGGAACACCATCTGTCGTATGCATTTGACGAACACTGCGGATTTTTGACCAGCTGTCCCACCAATGTGGGGACGGCCATCCGGGCATCGGTGATGTTGCATTTGCCCGCCTTGGCCATGACCCAGCAGCTGAACCGTCTGTTTCAGGCGATTGCCCAAGTCGGATTGGCCGTACGCGGAATCTACGGTGAGGGGAGTGAGGCGCTGGGCAACCTTTACCAGGTATCCAACCAGGTTACATTGGGGCAGAAAGAAGAGGAGATCATCGATAATCTGGTCAGCGTGGTCGGCCAGATTATCGACCAGGAGCAGTCGGCCCGCCGGAGGTTGCTGGAATCTTCCCCGATCCAGCTGGAAGATCGTGTGCACCGGTCCTACGGCATCCTCGCTCATGCCAGGGTGATGGATTCCAAGGAGGCGATGCACCGGTTGTCCGATGTCCGGTTGGGCATCGACCTGGGGTTGATCAAAGGCGTTTCGGCTACGGTGCTGAATGAATTGATGGTAATGACCCAACCCGGATTTTTGCAACAATACGCTGGTCAGCGTCTGGACTCGGGCGAACGGGATATTCGTCGGGCGGTATTGATCCGGGAACGTTTGGCTATCGAACACAACGACGAAAATTAA
- the ispD gene encoding 2-C-methyl-D-erythritol 4-phosphate cytidylyltransferase has protein sequence MSVGVIIPAAGRGKRMGTKESKQFLPLGDKPVLIHTLMVFETHPEVDEIVVVAGAEEVSRVEEMVAQYGLEKISAIAIGGQERQDSVRSGLEHLQSEWVLVHDAARPFVTHGHITELLKVVRLHGAAILAVPVKDTIKQVDTAGIVERTPDRQSLWAVQTPQAFRRALLVQAHQRALEQGMTGTDDAMLVEELGIDVRVVMGDYQNIKLTTPEDLAIAEAIWKMRGTER, from the coding sequence TTGAGTGTAGGCGTCATCATCCCGGCCGCCGGACGGGGAAAGCGGATGGGGACCAAAGAGAGCAAACAGTTCCTCCCGTTGGGGGACAAGCCCGTACTCATTCATACGTTGATGGTCTTTGAAACCCATCCGGAAGTGGATGAGATCGTCGTGGTGGCCGGTGCCGAAGAAGTGTCGCGCGTCGAGGAGATGGTCGCACAGTACGGCTTGGAAAAAATCAGTGCGATTGCAATCGGTGGACAAGAACGGCAGGATAGCGTACGATCAGGACTGGAGCATTTGCAATCCGAATGGGTGCTGGTACACGATGCCGCGCGTCCATTTGTCACTCACGGGCACATCACGGAGCTCTTGAAAGTGGTTCGCCTGCACGGAGCGGCCATTTTGGCCGTGCCGGTCAAGGATACGATCAAACAGGTGGACACCGCCGGCATCGTGGAACGGACACCCGATCGCCAATCGTTGTGGGCGGTGCAGACACCACAAGCTTTTCGTCGTGCTCTGTTGGTACAAGCCCATCAGCGGGCGTTGGAACAGGGGATGACAGGAACGGACGATGCGATGCTGGTGGAGGAATTGGGGATCGACGTCCGGGTGGTGATGGGGGATTACCAGAACATCAAGTTGACCACGCCCGAAGATCTGGCGATTGCGGAAGCGATCTGGAAAATGAGGGGTACGGAAAGATGA
- the pssA gene encoding CDP-diacylglycerol--serine O-phosphatidyltransferase: protein MFARALPSFFTIGNLFLGIISIILAVQGEWQYAAIMVIIGMFLDGLDGRVARMLNTQSEFGKELDSLSDVISFGVAPALIMYVAVLKGYDIWGWIITAVFPICGALRLARFNVQPGIPGYFIGLPITAAGGVLATMALYSDLVQRPMLVLGMLLLSYLMISQIKYPNFKKIGIPRSSFWMAPLLLILVAIIAIRYPEQFPKVVFVPLALYAFYGLMKKSILKRRREDLEEPVEE, encoded by the coding sequence ATGTTTGCCAGAGCACTGCCCAGCTTTTTTACTATCGGGAACTTATTTTTAGGAATTATATCGATCATTCTCGCGGTTCAGGGCGAGTGGCAATATGCTGCGATCATGGTCATTATCGGTATGTTTTTGGACGGTTTGGACGGCCGGGTGGCCCGCATGCTCAACACGCAGAGCGAGTTCGGCAAAGAGCTTGATTCGCTGTCCGATGTCATCTCCTTCGGAGTAGCCCCCGCTTTGATCATGTATGTAGCGGTTTTGAAGGGATACGATATCTGGGGATGGATCATCACCGCGGTGTTCCCCATTTGCGGTGCGTTGCGGTTAGCCCGATTCAACGTGCAACCGGGGATCCCCGGCTATTTTATTGGTCTGCCGATTACGGCCGCGGGCGGCGTGTTGGCGACGATGGCCCTGTACAGTGACCTGGTTCAGCGTCCGATGTTGGTATTGGGCATGTTGCTGTTGTCGTATTTGATGATCAGCCAGATCAAGTACCCCAACTTCAAAAAAATCGGGATTCCGCGGAGTTCCTTTTGGATGGCTCCGCTGTTGCTGATTTTAGTCGCGATTATCGCCATTCGATATCCGGAGCAGTTTCCCAAAGTCGTGTTTGTACCGCTTGCGCTGTATGCTTTTTACGGATTGATGAAAAAATCCATTCTGAAGCGGAGAAGAGAGGATTTGGAAGAACCGGTCGAAGAATAA
- the disA gene encoding DNA integrity scanning diadenylate cyclase DisA codes for MREKSERDQFVSRVLRMVAPGTQFREGLDNVLGAKTGALIVVGYDDSVREIVDGGFHIDSPFSAAHLYELAKMDGAIILSDDGKRILYANTQLVPSSSIPSTETGIRHRTAQRTARQTNKLVIAISQRRNVITLYQGNFRYALKDIGVILTKANQAIQTLEKYKSVLDQSTTNLSALEFEELVTLNEVAMVIQRIEMVLRIKSEIQTYINELGTEGRLISMQMEELVANVEDEAYRLIKDYCYDPHKISPEDVLKELKELSADELLEHGNIVRILGYPSNINIQEEAVSPRGYRILNKIPRLPAPIIQKLIDKFGSLPRVMMATIEELDEVEGIGDVRARAIKEGLKRIQEQVFIDRHI; via the coding sequence GTGAGGGAAAAAAGCGAAAGGGATCAATTTGTCAGCCGTGTGTTACGAATGGTTGCTCCGGGAACCCAATTCCGTGAAGGATTGGACAATGTGTTGGGGGCCAAGACCGGGGCGTTGATCGTGGTGGGCTATGATGACAGTGTGCGGGAGATCGTGGACGGTGGATTTCACATTGACAGTCCGTTTTCGGCCGCCCACCTGTATGAGCTGGCCAAAATGGATGGCGCCATCATTTTAAGTGACGACGGGAAACGCATTTTGTATGCCAACACCCAACTGGTGCCCAGTTCATCCATCCCTTCGACGGAAACGGGGATCCGTCACCGAACGGCCCAACGAACAGCACGGCAGACGAATAAACTGGTCATCGCCATTTCCCAGCGGCGAAATGTGATCACGCTGTACCAGGGCAACTTCCGTTATGCGCTGAAGGATATCGGTGTCATTCTCACCAAAGCCAATCAAGCCATCCAGACGCTGGAGAAGTACAAATCCGTACTGGACCAGTCAACGACCAATCTGAGCGCATTGGAATTTGAAGAGTTGGTTACGTTAAACGAAGTGGCCATGGTGATCCAGCGGATCGAGATGGTATTGCGCATTAAGAGTGAAATCCAGACCTATATCAACGAGCTGGGGACGGAAGGCCGTCTGATCAGTATGCAGATGGAAGAGCTGGTGGCCAATGTTGAAGATGAAGCGTATCGGCTGATCAAGGATTACTGTTATGACCCGCATAAAATCTCACCGGAAGATGTGTTGAAGGAACTGAAGGAACTGTCTGCTGATGAATTGTTGGAACACGGCAACATTGTACGCATTTTGGGATATCCGTCGAATATCAATATTCAGGAAGAGGCCGTCTCTCCGCGAGGCTACAGAATTCTGAACAAAATTCCACGTCTTCCCGCCCCCATTATCCAAAAGCTGATCGATAAATTCGGTTCGTTGCCGCGCGTGATGATGGCAACGATCGAAGAGCTGGACGAAGTGGAGGGAATCGGAGACGTGCGGGCCCGGGCGATCAAGGAGGGGCTGAAGCGCATTCAGGAACAGGTCTTTATTGACAGACATATCTAA
- the ispF gene encoding 2-C-methyl-D-erythritol 2,4-cyclodiphosphate synthase produces the protein MIRIGQGFDVHQLVEGRPLIIGGVRIPHPLGLLGHSDADVLLHAITDAVLGALGEGDIGKHFPDTDPAFKDADSAVLLRDVWKLAKERGYALGNVDATIIAQAPKMAPHIPAMRERVATLLEADADRVNIKATTTERLGFTGRGEGIAAMAVVCLIAQQG, from the coding sequence ATGATTCGTATCGGACAAGGTTTTGATGTGCATCAATTGGTCGAAGGGCGTCCGTTGATCATCGGAGGCGTGCGGATTCCGCATCCGTTGGGATTGTTGGGCCATTCCGACGCCGACGTGCTGTTGCACGCCATCACCGATGCGGTGCTGGGTGCGCTCGGCGAGGGAGATATCGGCAAGCATTTCCCGGACACGGACCCGGCTTTCAAGGATGCGGACAGTGCGGTGCTGCTCCGCGACGTGTGGAAGCTGGCCAAGGAAAGAGGATATGCACTCGGTAACGTGGATGCCACGATCATTGCTCAAGCGCCGAAAATGGCACCACATATCCCGGCCATGCGCGAACGGGTGGCGACACTGTTGGAGGCGGACGCGGATCGGGTGAACATCAAAGCGACCACTACCGAACGGCTCGGGTTCACCGGTCGGGGGGAAGGCATCGCGGCGATGGCGGTTGTCTGTCTGATTGCGCAACAAGGTTGA
- a CDS encoding DUF1573 domain-containing protein, with protein sequence MGDSRLTSFQKQVSDLLLRHRSFLDVTSKFQDSTSRVNRALMKAVTECGCIEVHAARQPLDYEASISELKDRFKTHLSGCLCDHCQDVVKAEMGKHLFYFTALCNLLELPLDEIVHQESDKLSTLGVFNLR encoded by the coding sequence ATGGGCGACAGCCGCCTGACCTCGTTTCAAAAGCAGGTGTCGGACCTCTTGTTGCGCCACCGCAGTTTTCTCGATGTGACCTCCAAATTCCAGGATTCCACCTCACGCGTCAACCGCGCGCTGATGAAGGCCGTAACCGAATGCGGATGCATCGAAGTCCACGCCGCACGACAACCATTGGACTATGAGGCTTCGATTTCTGAATTGAAGGACAGATTCAAAACCCATTTATCCGGCTGCTTGTGCGACCATTGTCAAGATGTGGTCAAAGCGGAGATGGGAAAACACCTGTTTTATTTCACCGCCCTGTGCAATCTGCTGGAATTGCCCCTGGACGAGATCGTGCACCAGGAGTCGGACAAGCTGTCCACGCTTGGGGTGTTTAACCTGCGATAA
- the radA gene encoding DNA repair protein RadA: MAKTKSKFACQECGYISAKWMGRCPGCGGWNTMVEERETTGSRAGGWGGVSRKKQQKAVPITRVEQVRQTRADTGIRELNRVLGGGVVPGSLILVGGDPGIGKSTLLLQASFQLAVRGVLVLYVSGEESAEQTRMRADRLGALDERLLVASETDLTAVESLVEQVQPKVLVIDSIQTIYHPDLGSAPGSVAQVRECTGQLMRLAKERGVTVIIVGHVTKAGAIAGPRLLEHMVDAVLYFEGERHHTYRVLRAVKNRFGSTNEIGVFEMKSEGLAEVSNPSEMFLSQRPSGVAGSAVTASVEGTRPILVELQALVAPTSFATPKRMATGVDHHRVAMILAVLEKRLGMFLQNQDAYVNVVGGVRLDEPAADLAVAVSIASSFRDRPTGARDVVIGEVGLTGEVRGVSRMEQRVAEAHQMGFRRVIIPEKSRKGWTPPAGLEVIGVSTVEEALEVALGGSDQ, encoded by the coding sequence GTGGCAAAAACGAAAAGCAAATTCGCCTGTCAGGAATGCGGGTATATATCGGCCAAATGGATGGGACGCTGCCCCGGATGCGGTGGATGGAACACCATGGTGGAAGAACGGGAAACAACCGGGTCACGAGCAGGAGGATGGGGCGGTGTATCCCGTAAAAAACAGCAGAAAGCTGTTCCGATCACACGGGTGGAACAGGTGAGGCAAACCCGTGCAGACACCGGTATTCGCGAACTGAACCGTGTATTGGGCGGCGGTGTGGTTCCGGGATCGCTCATCCTGGTGGGGGGCGATCCGGGCATCGGCAAATCCACGTTGCTGTTACAAGCATCATTTCAGTTGGCTGTTCGCGGCGTCTTGGTGCTCTATGTCTCAGGGGAAGAATCAGCGGAGCAGACCCGAATGCGTGCGGACCGCCTCGGGGCGTTGGACGAGCGTTTGCTGGTGGCATCGGAAACGGATCTGACTGCCGTGGAGTCTCTGGTAGAGCAAGTACAACCGAAAGTGCTGGTAATCGACTCCATCCAGACGATATACCATCCCGACTTGGGATCGGCCCCCGGGAGTGTCGCGCAAGTGCGGGAATGTACCGGACAGTTGATGCGACTCGCCAAGGAACGGGGAGTCACGGTCATCATCGTCGGTCACGTCACCAAAGCGGGCGCGATCGCAGGTCCCCGGCTGTTGGAGCATATGGTGGACGCGGTGTTGTATTTTGAAGGCGAGCGGCATCACACCTACCGCGTGCTCCGGGCCGTGAAAAACCGGTTTGGCTCTACCAACGAGATCGGCGTATTTGAAATGAAGTCAGAAGGATTGGCAGAAGTATCCAATCCTTCTGAGATGTTTTTGTCCCAGCGCCCGTCCGGTGTGGCCGGTTCAGCCGTAACGGCGAGCGTCGAAGGAACACGGCCGATTTTGGTCGAATTGCAAGCGTTGGTGGCACCTACCAGTTTTGCGACCCCCAAACGGATGGCAACCGGTGTGGACCACCATCGTGTGGCCATGATTTTGGCTGTGTTGGAAAAGCGTCTGGGCATGTTTCTGCAAAATCAGGATGCATACGTCAATGTGGTGGGGGGCGTGCGCTTGGACGAACCGGCCGCTGATCTGGCCGTGGCTGTCAGCATCGCTTCCAGTTTTCGCGATCGTCCGACGGGAGCGCGTGACGTCGTCATCGGAGAAGTGGGTTTGACCGGTGAGGTTCGGGGCGTTTCCCGAATGGAACAGCGGGTGGCGGAAGCCCATCAAATGGGCTTTCGACGAGTCATCATTCCGGAGAAAAGCCGGAAAGGCTGGACGCCGCCGGCCGGGTTGGAAGTGATCGGGGTTTCGACGGTTGAAGAGGCATTGGAAGTCGCGTTGGGAGGGTCGGATCAGTGA
- a CDS encoding PIN/TRAM domain-containing protein, translated as MLKRFVHLAFALTGATLGYTLGPALFAMLRQSPLNFGDVPAPHYIGAVLGALLLYLSAIWLSTNVVQWIKWSEERLVKIPAADILFGALGLIFGLIVAFLIEPPLSKLPIPGISSILPFLVSGLLGYLGFRVGYKKRDELLSIFTVGRQGKEQKKKEPRDIEHKILDTSVIIDGRIFDICRTGFLEGTLVIPSFVLEELQHIADSSDVLKRNRGRRGLDILNKIQKELRMEVLIYEGDFDEVSEVDSKLVKLAKVLSGKVVTNDFNLNKVCELQGVKVLNINDLANAVKPVVLPGEEINVQVIKDGKEHGQGVAYLDDGTMIVIEGGREYIGERIDVLVTSVLQTSAGRMIFAKPKLLERAL; from the coding sequence ATGTTGAAGCGATTTGTGCATCTCGCCTTTGCATTGACCGGCGCAACGTTGGGGTACACGTTGGGTCCCGCGCTGTTTGCGATGCTTCGCCAATCTCCCCTGAATTTCGGCGACGTACCCGCACCACATTACATCGGAGCCGTTTTGGGGGCGCTCCTCCTGTATCTGTCGGCGATATGGCTTTCAACCAATGTCGTGCAATGGATCAAATGGAGCGAGGAACGGTTGGTGAAAATACCGGCCGCAGATATCCTGTTCGGTGCCTTGGGTCTCATCTTCGGACTGATCGTCGCATTTTTGATCGAACCGCCGTTGTCCAAACTGCCCATTCCTGGGATTTCGTCCATCCTTCCGTTTTTGGTATCCGGGTTGTTGGGTTATCTGGGATTTCGAGTCGGTTACAAGAAGCGCGATGAACTTTTATCCATTTTTACGGTGGGTCGCCAAGGCAAGGAACAAAAGAAAAAAGAACCGCGGGATATTGAACATAAAATCTTGGATACCAGTGTGATCATCGATGGTCGCATCTTTGACATCTGCCGCACCGGCTTTCTGGAAGGAACGTTGGTCATCCCCAGTTTTGTGCTGGAAGAACTGCAACATATAGCGGATTCATCGGATGTGTTGAAACGGAACCGCGGCCGCCGCGGTCTGGACATTTTGAACAAGATCCAAAAGGAACTTCGTATGGAAGTGCTGATCTACGAGGGCGATTTTGACGAAGTGTCCGAAGTGGACAGCAAACTGGTCAAGTTGGCCAAAGTGTTGTCGGGGAAAGTGGTTACCAACGACTTCAACCTGAATAAAGTGTGCGAATTGCAGGGTGTCAAGGTGTTGAACATCAACGATCTGGCCAATGCGGTCAAACCGGTTGTCTTGCCGGGAGAAGAGATCAACGTCCAAGTGATCAAGGACGGAAAAGAGCATGGACAAGGTGTCGCCTATCTCGATGACGGCACCATGATCGTCATCGAAGGCGGCCGTGAGTACATCGGTGAACGGATTGACGTCCTGGTGACCAGTGTCCTGCAAACGTCCGCCGGTCGCATGATTTTTGCCAAGCCGAAATTGTTGGAACGTGCGCTATAA
- a CDS encoding CarD family transcriptional regulator translates to MFNIGDKVVYPMHGAGIIESIEEKEILGERKKYYVMRMPIGDMKVMIPMNNVQSIGLREVVDEETVERVIARLRNRDKGLTANWNRRYRANMDKMKSGDIYEVADVVRSLMLRDREKGLSTGERKMLDNARQILISELVLAKGMNEEQAFSLLDELVCSTENASG, encoded by the coding sequence TTGTTCAACATCGGCGACAAGGTGGTATATCCGATGCATGGCGCAGGCATCATCGAATCGATCGAGGAGAAAGAGATTCTCGGTGAACGCAAGAAGTACTATGTTATGCGCATGCCGATCGGGGACATGAAAGTGATGATCCCGATGAACAATGTGCAAAGTATCGGATTGCGTGAAGTGGTGGATGAGGAGACCGTTGAGCGTGTCATCGCCCGCTTGCGCAATCGGGACAAGGGATTGACGGCCAATTGGAATCGACGATATCGCGCCAATATGGACAAGATGAAAAGCGGGGACATCTACGAAGTGGCAGACGTCGTCAGAAGCTTGATGCTCAGGGATCGCGAAAAGGGATTATCCACCGGTGAACGCAAGATGTTGGACAACGCCCGCCAGATTTTGATCAGCGAATTGGTTTTGGCCAAAGGAATGAATGAAGAACAAGCTTTCTCTTTGCTTGACGAATTGGTTTGTTCAACCGAAAATGCCTCCGGCTGA